Sequence from the Bos javanicus breed banteng chromosome 11, ARS-OSU_banteng_1.0, whole genome shotgun sequence genome:
cagctctcacaaacaaatgtgaccactgggaagaccatagccttgactatatggacatttgttggcagagtgatgtctctgcttttctgttcAAAGGAATGAATGTCTAGAACACAGATTCTCTATAGGAGAGTAGCTGGAAGTGAGGCTGGGAAGTGGCAGGAGTCAGAAGATGGAGCGGCTTTTATACAATATGGAAGGCTGGtgttggaggagggaggggaccaGAGTGCATGTGCAGAAAGGATGCTAAGAGAGAATCAGCTGGGAGGTGGTTCCAGGAGAGGGACAAGGAAGGCCAGAAGTAAaccagggcagggagaggagaagaCAGTCAAAAAGAATTTCTGCGTTAGAATGCCTGGCAACATCCTGAAGGGGAGGGGGTGACATATAGGGGTCTGCAGGCGGAAAGGCAGAGCAGGAGAGATAGAGAGGATGCTGGCTGTGGAGGAAACAGGTGTGGGCAGTGGATACCCCGCATCCTCCAGCAGCTAGGCTGCAACTTCAACAGTGACTCCTGAGGCTGCAGGCCAGAGAGGGAGGGGCCTCTCGGACTGGAGAAGTCATTAGCAACCTGCCAGAACCGGGTTAACAAAGGCAGGACTACAACTCCCAGCATGCCGCGCCCCAGTGGGGTGACGGCGGGCGGTGGCTGCGCTGCACCCGCTTGGTGGGCTCAGGACCTGGGTCGGCACCGGAGCCTGTCATTCCGGAGGGGGGCGGTCTGCGTGGCGGGGGGGCGGTGCGGGCGGGCGATGCACCCGGGTCCCCAGCGCACTGGCCGCGCCGGGCTTGCGTCTCCcgccccgcggccccgcccctTGCCCCACCCCAGCCGGGCGGTTTAGCTGGGGCCGCAGCGCGGCGGCAACATCACTCTCGCCGCGGCTGCTCCGCCCCATccccttctgtttttctctctcattctccgGTGGCGACGGCGGGGAAGGCGGAGGCAGAGGCTGCAGCAGCCGCTCTGGCTGCAATGAATGATCCCCCAGCTGGGGGAGAGGACTCCAGGTGAGCCTCTGCCCTTGGGAGGGCCGGAACCCCCGGCCCCCCAGAACCTGCAgcacccttccccccaccccccgccatggATCtctagaggaggaggaggacaaggACGAGAAGACAGCTCTGccgcccacccccatcccattttcctcttcctttatcTCATTGTTGCCGTCGCTGTTTACGGCAGCGCTCCCTCTGCCCCAGCATGGGGCGGGCTCTGGGTACTGCCGTTCGGCAGGCGCTGCTCCCGCGGCTGCCCGGCGATTCTGCCTAATTCTCCCTCCGCAGCCGGTGCAGCGAGGACCGGAGAGCGGTGGAGGCCCGGACTGCAGCAGCGGCGGGGCCAGCTCCCAGCATCTCCACCCTAGGAGGCTGCATGCGGATTGAAGAACGGTGCCTGGGGGCTGGGCCGGCCCCGCTGATCCCGACCTAGGGCGGACAGCAGGACTAACGAGGCTGCGGAGTGGgtccgggggtggggggtgtgcagGAAGGACAGAGCAGAAAGATGGCCAGTAAAACCAAGGCCAGCGAGGCCCTGAAGGTGGTGGCCCGGTGCCGCCCCCTCAGCCGGAAGGAGGAGGCTGCTGGTCACGAGCAGATCTTGACCATGGACGTGAAACTAGGCCAGGTGACCCTGCGGAACCCCCGCGCTGCCCTGGGGGAGCTGCCCAAGACCTTCACCTTCGATGCCGTGTATGATGCCAGCTCCAAGCAGGCAGACTTGTATGATGAAACCGTGAGGCCCCTGGTAGACTCGGTGCTTCAAGGTTTCAACGGCACCGTTTTTGCCTATGGACAGACAGGCACGGGCAAGACCTACAccatgcaggggacctgggtggAGCCCGAGCAACGCGGGGTCATCCCTAATGCCTTTGAGCATATCTTCACCCACATCTCGCGCTCCCAGAACCAGCAGTACTTGGTCCGGGCCTCCTACCTGGAGATCTACCAGGAGGAGATTCGAGACCTGGTCTCCAAGGAGCCCGGCAAGAGGCTCGAGCTGAAGGAGAACCCTGAGACAGGCGTCTACATCAAGGACCTGTCCTCCTTCGTCACCAAGAATGTCAAGGAGATAGAGCACGTGATGAACCTGGGGAACCAGACCCGGGCAGTGGGCAGCACACACATGAATGAGGTCAGCTCCCGCTCCCATGCCATCTTCGTCATCACCGTGGAGTGCAGTGAGCGTGGCTCAGACGGCCAGGACCACATCCGTGTGGGCAAGCTCAACCTGGTGGACTTGGCTGGTAGCGAGAGGCAGAACAAAGCAGGCCCCAACACCACTGGAGGGACCGCCACACAGCCCactggtggtggcggtggtggagggggtggtggtggtggtggagagagGCCGAAGGAAGCCTCCAAAATCAACCTGTCACTGTCTGCCCTGGGCAACGTGATCGCTGCTCTCTCGGGTAACAGGAGCACCCACATCCCCTACCGGGACTCCAAGCTGACCCGGTTGCTCCAGGACTCTCTGGGGGGAAATGCCAAGACCATCATGGTGGCCACCCTGGGGCCAGCCTCTCACAGCTACGACGAGAGCCTCTCCACCCTGCGCTTCGCCAACCGGGCCAAGAACATCAAGAACAAGCCCCGGGTGAATGAGGACCCAAAGGACACACTTCTGCGGGAATTCCAGGAGGAGATCGCCCGCCTGAAGGCCcagctggagaagaaggggatgctGGGAAAGCGACTCCGCAGAAAGAGCAGCCGCAGGAAGAAGGCCGTGTCAGCCCCAGCCGGGTACCCGGAGGGACCGGTGATCGAGGCCTGGGTAGCCGAGGAGGAggatgacaacaacaacaatcaccgCCCGCCCCAGCCCATCCTGGAGACGGCCTTGGACAAGAACATGGAGAATTACCTGCAGGAGCAGAAGGAGCGGCTAGAGGAAGAGAAGGCGGCCATCCAGGACGACCGCAGTCTGGTGAGCGAAGAGAAGAAGAAGttgctggaggagaaggagaagatgcTGGAAGACCTGCGGCGGGAGCAGGAAGCCACAGAGCTGCTCGCTGCCAAGTACAAGGTAAGAGTCCCCAAGGGAGCAAGGGCTCTCCAGAGGCCCCCAGAGGGGTCTGGGCTGGCAGGCTTTGCTTTGAGGGTCTGCGATCTGGCCTGAAGCAAAGTGTCCTGCCCTTCTGCCAAGTGCTCCCCTGGAGAAGCCAGGCAAATTTCTGTGGCTCTGGGCTGCCAGGCAGAGCTGCTGAGGAGCACCTAAAaggaaacacacactcacacacagagcaAAAGCAGGCAGGCAGTGTCTCAAGCCAGTGAGCTTGGACTGGCCTCACCTGCGGCCTGGCAGTCTCTGCTGGTGGCCCCCAGAACCGGTCAGGTCCATGGACAGCCAGGCAGGCGTTCAGCCTCATTTAGGTGTGGGTTCTCACTCTTGCTTAGCTGCCTCCCTTGTGATATCCTCCCTTTGCAGCACCATCAGACCTCACGCTGCTTTAATACCTGACATTTGGATAACACTTCATGGTTTCCATAACTGTGTATGTgctctcatttgatcctcacggTAGCTATCCGGGGTCCTGGTTGTTAAATCCCCATATTTACAGGTGAGGGGCTAAGGCTCAGAAAAGTGACATGAGGTTCCATCCTACAAAGTAGCAGAGCTGAGCTGGAACCAGTGGCCCTTGGGTCTTTTCAATTCTTGAATGGCAAAGTGGGACTATGAATGGGTCCTGCTCCCTGTGAAGGCAGTCCAGCAGCCCACAGGGCCTATTGCTTGGAATCTTAGAAAGGAGATCATGCTGAGGGTAGGAGAGCGCCTCCAGCTCTACACTGGAAACCTGGAGTCTAGGGCTAGATGTACTATAGCTCATTGAGTGACCCTGTGTTCATTGTGTCTTCCTTTcctcaagcctcagtttccctttttgTAAAATAGAAGGGTGGCCTGGGTGATCTCTAAGGTTCTTCTAATCTGAGCAGCAAACCAGCTAGCTCCTAGTAAGACCCAATTCCCCATTGCCCTGAGAGGCCTCAGGGCCTCAGCattcccccagccccagggacaCCTCCAGGCCCCAGTGGAGCTAAGCTGCAGAGGTCCCCCTGCCTGGCTGGCCACCGACCTGTTAAATTTTGTTGTCACAGATGCCAGGAGTCCCTGTCCCAGGCGTTTCCAGGTCCATAGAGTCCTTAACACTGAGGATTGGAGGAAGGATGCAGGGAACCATGAGCTGATGTCTTGCTGGGGAGAGCAAAACACTGTTTCTTAGTCCCTCTAATGAGTGTGGGCTGGAGCTCAGGGAAGCACCGCCTGGGAGGGAGTGTGGCAGCAGCTGGAAGAGGGACAGTTGAGCTGCACACCATTGTCTGTGTTATGAGAATGTGCTGCTGCACCCTGGGGGTTCTGGCCTTGcttctttaatatttaattcaCCACCAGGAGCTCAGCAAGGGTTATGCTGAGCCGCTTCCTCAAAGAAAGGATCAGGGGCCTGGCACATTGGGGTCCTCCTGGAAGAAGCAGGATGTGAAAACCAGGACAGTTAGACTCAGCTctcccaggagaaaggaaatcTAGGCAGTCCAGTGCTTTCCACTGGGAAATCTTAAAGGGGTGGTGTGTCATCAGTTTCATTACCAAGAGCCTCACCACCACTACCCATTGCTTTCTGCCTCCACCCATCCTTAAAGCCAGGGGGCAAAAGAGGCTAAAAGTGTGCTCTTTGGCCTTAGGAAATGGGTagaagggatggagggaaggatCCACTGGGATCCTTTCCACTGGGAACAATGGATCTCCCATTGCTGGCTACTCCCTGGCTCCCTCCATAAGATTCTTGAAGCACAGATAATGGGGCAGTCAACAGATCAGTGGCCAGTGCCAGAATTCTTGCAGTAGAGGCATAGCCCACTGAATCCCCCTTCTTACAACTGCCAGAGGCCTtgggaaaccgaggcccagactCACCTAGGGCCACACAGGTGAGTTAAGGAGAGCCAGACTCGTTATACTTGGTCCAGCTTCTTTCTATTACACTGCTGTTGTTACCTTGCTACTTGATAATCAGagtaattcatttttatgtaaCTCTTATATTTTGATCTCATGGAATCCTCGCAGCAACCTCCAGAGATGAGTATTACTATTTCCATTTGACAGTGATGAAAGCCAAGGCTGGTGACGGTCTCAGTGACCTGAATTGATAGGTGGCAAGTCAGGACTGGAACCAGGTCTATGCTGTGCTGTTACCAAGTCTTCACGAATCCCTCCATGTGTGCTGTCTGTGTGACTCGTGACGAAGCCCTTTGCCTCTCTAGGCCTCAGGTTTCCATTTGCCTAATGAGGGGAAGTCTGACGCAGCTCCTTGGGGACTGGGTGACATGGTCATTATGTGCCAGGCTTTCGGATATAAGCAAAGGGGGAGGGGCGTCTGGGAAATTCCAGGAGAGGAATGATTCCACATCCTGTGACTTCTTGTCACACCCAGCCCAGGACCAACAGCAGCCAGCAAGCCCAGAACGGAGgctggacagaggaccctagccTCCCTAAGGCACTGCTGGTTCAGAGTTGGCTGTTTGTAGGATGGAGGAAACAATTTGAGGCCCCTTGAGGGATCCACTGGGTAATGAGGGGAAGAGCATGGTAGAGTCATCCCAGGCCTGCCTGGTTCACAGGGTTATGCTG
This genomic interval carries:
- the KIF3C gene encoding kinesin-like protein KIF3C; translation: MASKTKASEALKVVARCRPLSRKEEAAGHEQILTMDVKLGQVTLRNPRAALGELPKTFTFDAVYDASSKQADLYDETVRPLVDSVLQGFNGTVFAYGQTGTGKTYTMQGTWVEPEQRGVIPNAFEHIFTHISRSQNQQYLVRASYLEIYQEEIRDLVSKEPGKRLELKENPETGVYIKDLSSFVTKNVKEIEHVMNLGNQTRAVGSTHMNEVSSRSHAIFVITVECSERGSDGQDHIRVGKLNLVDLAGSERQNKAGPNTTGGTATQPTGGGGGGGGGGGGGERPKEASKINLSLSALGNVIAALSGNRSTHIPYRDSKLTRLLQDSLGGNAKTIMVATLGPASHSYDESLSTLRFANRAKNIKNKPRVNEDPKDTLLREFQEEIARLKAQLEKKGMLGKRLRRKSSRRKKAVSAPAGYPEGPVIEAWVAEEEDDNNNNHRPPQPILETALDKNMENYLQEQKERLEEEKAAIQDDRSLVSEEKKKLLEEKEKMLEDLRREQEATELLAAKYKAMESKLLIGGRNIMDHTNEQQKMLELKRQEIAEQKRREREMQQEMMLRDEETMELRGTYTSLQQEVEVKTKKLKKLYAKLQAVKAEIQDQHDEYIRVRQDLEEAQNEQTRELKLKYLIIENFIPPEEKNKIMNRLFLDCEEEQWKFQPLVPSGANSSQMKKRPTSAVGYKRPISQYARVAMAMGSHPRYRAENIMFLELDVSPPAVFEMEFSHDQDQDPRALHMERLMRLDSFLERPSTSKVRKSRSWCQSPQRPPPPTAHASLAASAALRPTTVLDHE